A DNA window from Paenibacillus sp. HWE-109 contains the following coding sequences:
- a CDS encoding transposase, with translation MTISFRGIRFVLPSGAYETVITNLSAADFPPDKLESIYNMRWGIETSFRALKYTVGLTSFHAKKQEFIIQEIFARMIMYNFAEMMTSHVVISQMDKRHHYQVDFTVAVHVCRHFLRSKDNEPPPDVEALIHKNILPIQPIHPGQQKARKILADIPSVCLLCAFFLVCIKKQTAQGFFPCRFRIHLYSVFCL, from the coding sequence ATCACGATTTCCTTTCGGGGTATTCGTTTCGTCCTGCCAAGTGGCGCTTATGAAACTGTCATCACGAATCTTTCTGCCGCAGATTTCCCACCCGATAAACTGGAGTCCATTTATAACATGCGATGGGGAATTGAAACCTCTTTCAGAGCGTTGAAATACACCGTCGGGTTGACGAGTTTTCACGCAAAGAAACAAGAGTTCATCATCCAAGAGATTTTCGCAAGAATGATCATGTACAATTTCGCTGAAATGATGACCTCGCACGTCGTCATTTCCCAAATGGATAAACGGCACCACTACCAAGTCGACTTCACGGTTGCCGTTCACGTTTGTAGACATTTCCTGCGCTCAAAAGATAATGAACCCCCGCCCGATGTTGAAGCGTTGATTCACAAAAACATTTTGCCGATTCAACCCATCCACCCAGGACAGCAAAAAGCGCGCAAAATCTTAGCGGATATTCCATCCGTTTGTTTGCTGTGCGCTTTTTTCCTTGTTTGCATAAAAAAACAAACGGCACAGGGATTTTTCCCATGCCGTTTTCGGATCCATCTTTATTCCGTGTTTTGTCTTTGA